The Luteitalea sp. DNA window ACGATGCCGCCGTCGTGAACGCGCGATCTTCGTATTCGAGAACCGTCGAGGTGCTGGGTCGATCGCACACCGTGGCAAGAAGGCCGCGGCGATTCTGTGTCGGCCGCTATCCTTCGAGTTCCAGGCGCACGATCTGCGGCGCACGGCTGCCACACGGATGGCCGAGGCGGGTGTCCCGCGCGACCACATCGCAAAGGTCCTCAATCATCTCGAAGGCGGGCCCGCCGCGACTCGAGTGTACGATCGGTATGCCTACGATGCGGAGAAGCGGGACGCGCTGGAACGCTGGGCCAGACGTCTGACGGCCATCGTCGAAGGCACGACAAGGAAGGTGGTTCACATTGCGCGCTGAGAGGCTCCGTGCCTGAGGTCTCCCGATTCTTTGGAATCATCATCTCTCTGAACTACAACGATCATCCGCCGCCTCACTTTCATGTCCGGTATGCTGAGCAGAAGGCAACGGTGACGATCGAATCGCTGACAATCCTCGAAGGGGACCTGTCGCCGCGTGTTCTGGGTCTTGTCGTGGAGTGGGCTTCAGCGCACCGGCAGGAACTGATGGACGATTGGAATCTGGCGCGACGGCAAGAGCCGCTGAAGCGGATCGCGCCATTGGAGTAGCGGCCATGCTGAGAGACGTCGTTTTCGTTGAACCACTCGCTGATCATCGCCTCCATGTCCAATTCGACGACGGTGTCGAGGGTGTCGTCGATGTCGCACAGCTGATTCAATTCACGGGGGTTTTCGAACCTCTGCGCGACCTGGCACTGTTCGCCCAGGCGAAAGTGCA harbors:
- a CDS encoding DUF2442 domain-containing protein, producing the protein MLRDVVFVEPLADHRLHVQFDDGVEGVVDVAQLIQFTGVFEPLRDLALFAQAKVHPELGTVCWPNDADLDSEVLYARVTGKPIPEYVAAKG
- a CDS encoding DUF4160 domain-containing protein; this encodes MPEVSRFFGIIISLNYNDHPPPHFHVRYAEQKATVTIESLTILEGDLSPRVLGLVVEWASAHRQELMDDWNLARRQEPLKRIAPLE